The genome window TTTCGAGCAGAAAAAAGCAAAACAAAAAGACATCTTGCAGAATTCTGGATGGTTGAAGCAGAAACAGCTTTCTGTGGAAATGATTCCAATATTGATCTTCAAGATGAATTCATACGAACCGTAATCTCAGAAACGATATCTAAGACTTTACCGGAGCTTGCAATTTTAGAAAGAGACGTTGAAAAATTACAAAATTATATCAAAAACCCAATTCCACGAATCGATTACAGTGATGCAATTGAGCTACTCAAGAAGCATAACTTCTCGATTGAATGGGGCGATGATATAAATGCTGAAGGTGAAAATAACATTACCGAAGAACTCCAATCACCTGTTTTTATCAAAAACTATCCACGAGCAATCAAGGCCTTTTACATGAAACAAAATCCGTCGAATCCACAAACCGTATTGTGTGCCGACCTTATTGCACCGGAAGGAGTCGGTGAAATCATCGGAGGATCGGAACGCGAAGAAGACTTTCATAAAATATTGGAACGAATCCGAGAAGAAGGATTACCAGAAGAAACCTATGAATGGTATTTAGATTTAAGAAAATATGGCTCAGTACCGCATTCTGGATTCGGTTTAGGTTTAGAAAGATTGGTATCTTGGATCTGCGGAGTCCCTCATGTCCGAGAATGCATACCTTTTCCTCGCATGATGTATAGAATTCACCCATAAAAAAAATCACCTCTTTCTTTGCGAGTTTGCCGAATTATAGAGAAAGAGGTGAAACATGGGTCAAACTGCTTCCTTATCTATTCAAAATCAAAGTCCTGAGAGTGACGCTTGGGAACTATTCGAAGTAGGTTCGAACGATGAAGTCATCCGAATTGCAAAAGAGAATCCCGCATCTCATTTTTTAAATCATCTCGCAATCATAGCAAGTATTGAAAACGGAGATGGTATTCATAATCCTTCCACCAAAGGGATTACACCGCTTTCTCCAATGGTAGAAGCTTACATCAATTATAAAAATCGAAAGAAAAATGAAGCTGCAAATCAACTGGAACTCTATTATTCCAATAAATCAGCCTTGATCTGTTATCCTTTTAGCAAGTTTGCGATTGATGTTTTCTTTTCTGTCAAAAACTATTCGCAAGTATTGCATGTAGTAACAATATACAAAAAGAAATATTCAGACAATGCTTTCTTACGCGAAGAAGTAATCTCACTCTATCACAATAAAAAATACCAAGAAGTTTTATCTGTCTATCAATCCAATTCCAAAGAACTCAATGATCCGGAGATTCACAGAGTTCTAGGACTTGCACTTCTATTTCTCGGCAAACACAAAGAAGCAGAGAAGATCTTAGACAATATCCCAGGAAAACTCAATCTACCTTCGTTTGAAGAAAAGAAGAAAGATTATGATAGAATTATAATGAATTTTCCCAGTTATGAAAGTAAAAAAGCAAGCATGACTCCAAGAGAACTCGAAGATCTAGGTTTTGCATATTTATTTAACGGAGACTATTCGAAAGCTGAAAAAACTTTTCTCGAAGTTACTCAGCTACTAAAATAACAATTTTACAAAGTTTTAAATTCTTCTGTGTAATAGTTGAGCTTAAAATTTTCAATGCGACTTCGTAAGAAACTGTTAGGTTAGTTTTATTCTTACCCGTAACTCCAATGGGCACAGTCCAATAAGGATTGTTTCCTACACGTTTTTCTAATAGCTTTGATTTTGGATCACTGAGATATAAGATCATTCCGAATTCTTGAACGGATGCAGGATGTGCGATTCGCTTATTGAAAATATCGGCTCCATATTCATTTTGAATTTTTGGAAAAATAGCTGGATTCAATTTGAAATCACGCGCATCAATCACAAGTCCTGTGAATGCAACAGGGGGCAAATTATCATTCAGGATAGGAAATTCTTCTCCACCCAGTTCCGAATAAAATTTTGAAATTAAATTATTTTTCCCCAAAAAATGAAGCTGAGATTTGAGATATAGAAAGTTTTTTTCATATTTTTTCTTTTCAATCTCTGGCTCTGCATTATAATAATGTATGATTTTTTCTCTAAGATTTGGATTCTCATCCATGTATTCGCCAAGATTGTAATTCTCATCGATAGTGATTTTCTCTAAAGCACGGTTTAGTTTTTGTCGATTGTCTTTTTTTGCTCTTTGATAAGCGTTTGTTCTAGCATGATTGAGACTACTAACTGTTTCTGAATCAAGATTTTCCGATCCATCATCAATAGAAATTCGTTGCAGTTCCTCTTTGGTCTCAACTTCCAATTTGAAATTCGTCCAATTGGATATCGCACCGAAAAAATCCTTTATCAAAACATCAGCGCTTAGATCTGACTGAGGTAGTAGACTACCAAACAAAAGTATCAACGCAATTGCGGAAAAATTTTTCATCCTACTTTATTTGTCGGAAGATTTTCAAATTTTTCTAATAAATCCTTTTCTTCGTAGCAGGCTCTAAGTCCAGAAGGTAGAGAGGAAAGAAGTTGTTTCCCATATGATTTTGTATGAAGTCGCGGATCCAATATGCTTACAATTCCTGTATCCGACATCGATCGAATCAATCGACCAAATCCTTGCTTGAGGAGAAGTGACGCCCGTGGCAATTGTATTTCAGCAAATGGGTTGAGGTTTTGCTCTTTCATTCTTTCGATTTTGGTCTCAAGTACCGGCTCACTCGGAACCTGAAAGGGAAGTCTTGTTATAATCACGGATTTAAGGCGATCCCCCTTAATATCAACACCTTGCCAAAAAGAAGACACTCCAAACAAAACACTATTGTCAGTTCCCAAAAATTGCTGCTTTGCACCAACAGCACCCAAATCCGTCTGAGAAAAAATTGGATACTCGGATCTTGACTCAATCAATTCTCGAATTCGATTTAGAGATTTATTCGATGTAAATAATACAAAACAGTTGCCTTGAGTTAATTTTATCAGTGAAAGTATGTATTCTGCGATATCAATATGGTATCCATTGTCATCTGCAGCCGGGTCTCTAATATCTCGCGGAGTAAAAAGTATCGCTTGTTTAGAGTAATCAAAAGGTGAGGGCAGTTGGATCTTATCCGAATGATCGAATCCGATTTGTTTTTCAAAATAATTAAAACTTCCTTTCAAAGTGGTCATAGTAGCTGAAGTAAAAATTACTGACTCCAATCTTGGCATTAACACATCTGCAATTATCTCATCCACATTGATTGGTTCCGATAGCAATTTGACAAATTTTTCTTTATCTTTATAGCTCGGAGGCTCATACCAAAAAACTAAGTTTTCATTTTCACGATTTCTCAACTCATAAAAAAATGAAGAGAAACTGGAAAGTCGACCTAAGACCATTTCGATTCCTAAGGCAATTTCCTTATCCACAGGATTCTCCGAATCCTTTTTATAATTCCTTGATTGTTCAACCAAGAAATTTATCATTTCTTTTAAAGATTTTTCAAATTCTCCACCGTCTAACTTCAGCTTGCTCTTAATTCTTGTAGCCCCATAAAAATTTAATCCTATGTCCTGAGCAATGCTACTATATAAGCGAATCGAGCTATCTCTCGCAGCATCATTGAATTTTAATAAATTACTTGGTGAACCCATTCGAGCAGCAAGACCGTGTTTATTATCCTTACTATGAATGAATCCAAATAGTTTCTGCAATCCATCATAAGTAACTTCGGATCGAAAAGATTTTCCAACAATTTCTGGAAAATTATGAGCTTCGTCAATGATCAACCTTTCAAAATGTGGAAGTATCCGAAAATCACCCGCGATATGACTCGCAAGTAAAGAATGATTCACAATGAGTAGATGGGCTTTTTTCCATTTCTCTTTTTCTAAGAAATAGAACGAGGAAGAGAAATTCTTGCAGGATTTACCTAGACAATTATCACTTTCACGAGTGACTTTTGACCAAAGATCATAACTGATATTACCTTGGAATTCTGATTTTATCCCAGTGTCTGTCGTCGATAACCATTTTTGAAACTCTTCAATGGATCGATTTGATTCGGTACCAAAATTCCCAGTTTCGGAAACCATTTGGTATTTTCTCTTACAGATATAATTGGACGCTCCCATGGCAATTTCTGCTCTGAGTTCGGATCCAAGGATTTCTCGTAGAATGGGTATATCCTTTTTGATTAATTGATCTTGTAATGCCTTAGTCTCTGTCGAGATAACAATTGTTTGCTCTCTTTCCATAGCAAACAGTGCAGCTGGCACGAGGTAAGATAAACTTTTTCCAACTCCAGTACCTGCTTCTGCAAGCAATGATCCGCCTTCCAGAAAAGCATTTTGGATTTTGGAACTCATTGTGATTTGAGATTGGCGCGGTTCGTAGTCATCCCAAATTTTTGGAATTTTATTGCGAAATATAGATTCTGCAGAATCCAAATCTATTTAGTCCGAAAAAGATGATACAGACAATAAACACTAAGTGAGATAACAAGGGTAAGTGAAATAGTCATAATAAAAATACCTTGTATATTCAATTTTCGCCCTCTCTATGTCTGCGATTTTTGTATGCGAGAAAAACTAGCAAATAGGTGAATCCAAATATTGCGAGAATTCCGAGAAAAACAAACCTAGATATGATTGCTTTATTTTCTGCATCTGCTATAGATTCCCCTTTGCTTGCAGCTAATTCTATCATAGCATCCGTACTCATTTTATCAATGTATTCAGGTAAACTTTGTATCATAAAAGCAAAAAATATTATGATTAAGAAATAGGGAGTAATATACTTCATAATAAATTGATAAACTTTCGGAACTTGAATATGAGACCCTTCATTGCCATCACGAACTCCTTCTTTCACACCAATATTCCATACAAAAATCAAGATTTGAATTGTTGCCAGAATATAAATTAGAATAGTTCCCACAAAAAAATCTGTAAGATCGAGCGAAGTAAAGTCTTGATTGAAATAGATAATCGGAAGGCATAAACTAATGGTAAAAATAAATAGAATCAAAGATGCTTTTCGTTTAGAAAAACCAAATCCCTCCTCAAGAAAAAGAATTCCTGGCTGTAGCATCGTTACTGAAGATGTCAATGCTGCAAGAAAAAGAACAAAAAACCATAATGCTCCAAATATTTGTCCAGCCGGCATCATCGCAAAAACAGAAGGCAATGCTATAAATCCCATTCCAAAAGTTCCAAAACTAGAAGATGCCGCACCTAGAAATAAGAATGCGATAGGTATGGTAATCATACCTCCCAGAGCAACTTCACAAAATTCATTTAAAGTTGCAGAGGAGAGACTGGATAAAACTACATCATCCTTCTTATTTAGGAACGAAGAAAAAACCAAAGCTATACCAAATCCCGCAGAAAGAGAGAAAAATATTTGTCCAGCAGCTGCTACCCAAACTTTCGGATTGGTAAGGCTAGACCAATCCGGATTCCACATAGCGCCTAACCCTTCTCCAATTCCATCTAACGTAAGAATTCGAATCAAAACAATAACACTAGATATAAGCATCACGGGAATTGCAAATTTCGAAAAAGCTTCCAGTCCTTTGGATATACCTCGGTAAACGATAGCGAAATTCATCATAAAACATAGTAGGGTAAATAAAATTACATCACTCTGGAATGCATCTCCATTTGCACCAGATCCTGTTAGATTGAGGAAAAATGTAGATGCGTTCTTAACAACGCTATCACGAAAACCCGGAGATGAGCTACTAAGGTCGCCAGCTAAATCAATACTTCCAGTAAGAAAATAAAAAGCATAAGAAAGGCACCAAGCTTCAATAAAAACATAATATACATAAATCAATATTGGAATCATAACTCCGATGGTTCCGGAGATATGAAGCGGAATTCCAGTTAAGTATTCTTTGAATATAAATGGAGCACTATGTCCGCTTCTTCCGCCTCTTCGGCCCATGATCCACTCAGTGATACAAACAGGAATTCCGAGGATTATAAATGAAACGATGTATGGAACCATGAAGGCACCACCACCATTCTGAGCGGCTTGGCCTGGGAAACGAAGAAAGTTGCCTAAGCCGATGGCACCACTTGCAACTGCGAGTATAAGACCCGTTCTTGAGACCCAACGATCTTCTTTTGAATTTTTCATAGGAGAGAGGATGAATTAAAAACCCAGTAATTTTTCCATAGAAAATGAAGAAACTACTGGGAACAGCAATGATTAAGTATTAATCAATTTTTGAGAGAAAAAGTTCATCCATTTCCATTTTGAAAACTTTTGATGCTAACTTCTTAAAAGCCTCAGGAGGCTCCAAAAGTCCTAATTCTACTTTGGATAAAAAGGGAGTGGATACCTTTAATTTCTTTGCCATATCATACTGCTTGATTCCCATTTCTCTTCTTCTAGACCAAAGTCTATTTGTAAGACCAGTTGTGAATTCTGGAAAAATGTCCTCGACGGCATTGTCATTGAATAACTTTTCGATGGATGTCTTTAAATATTTCGAACATGCAATTTTAAACTTTTCTGTAGGTTCTTGACTGCCAGTTTCAATCTTCGATAGGTAACTCGGTGACACACCTAAAGCGCGAGCCATGTCATATTGCTTGATCGCTCTTTTCTTTCTTAGCATGTATATATGATTATTCATTTGGTATCCCTCATGTCTGACTCTAATCTTTTCTTCTCATTAATCAAGAAAAAATTTCTTAAACTACTAAATTTTTCCATTTCTAAGACTTTCTGAGTCAATTTTTAATTTATAATCAGCCTTTAGGGTGTTAATCTTTCCGTCAAAGATTCCTTTTCGTTTAGCATTCTCCAAATCATTTTGAATCTGATTTTTAACTAAACCTAGTGGGCGAGGAATTCGCTTCTGTGGATTATTTTTATCAGGTTCAGAGTAAGCAAAAAGTTTACCAGCTTCATATGTTTCTCTAATTTCTTGATCAGAGACCACAATTTTTTCGGAGGCAATATCTTTCATAAACAATGCCCATACTAAAGAATATTTTAAATATTGAATAGAGTCTTTGTATATCTCTGTTTCAAGAATGGATTTAGACTTAGGATCTTGTTCAAGATAAAGAGAAGATAAATAAATATTATAGAAAAAATTTAACATATCAAACATCTCTTGTTCTTTAGGAGATTGTCCATTATTGCCAATGATTTTGCTCAATTCAGAAAAATCTTTTGCGAAGTCTCCAACCGTTATATTTTCAGTCTCAGATATTGAAGCGAGTATTCTTGTTGGTGGAAATTCACTTAACTTAAGTTCGCTTGCTTGCTTGAGCATCGGTGGATCATCAACTTTAATAGAGCTTTCTGTCCGGATCCGTTCAAGTTCAGTTTGCCATAATTGAGTTTTGAACTGCCTTGATATATGCTCACCCATGCTCTGACCACGCTCAACTGGATCTCCATCTGAATAATATCTAGCACTTTGTTTTGCTGCCTCATCCTCAGTTGATTCTGCATACTCATTCGCAGTCTTACTCATTTCTTCAAATTTTTCTGATAAATATTGGTTAACAACCGATTGATTGATCTTACGAATATTTACAATTTTTATAATATATATAATCTCTCCCGCTCGTTTTAAATGAAAGTTGTCATCATTCGCATTTAATGCATCAGACAAAACATCTTCGAAAGGATTGGGTCCACAATTCAGACAAAACGGTTCAATTATTCCAGCAACTGATTTTCGAGATTCATCTTCCGTATATTCTGTAACTAATTTATTTAGTTCCTTACTGCTTGAGGTTGAATTGAGCTTGGTCAAAATTTCTGAAGCTAGCGCATCCTTACTATTATCAGGATCTTTAAGAACTACCATTTGCATGGTCATTAGTTCCATCGGAGTTTTCTTGATAGTTTTGCTTTCAAAATCTTTTTTATATAGAGCAACTAACATCTGACCTTTGGTCAGAGAAACCAAATTGTCCATAAATTCTTTGGAAATCTTCCCAGAAGAAGTATGCTCATTATAAACAATTTTTTGAAGTGCAATCTGTTCTAGAAGATTCGATTGAGCTTGAATTGATGAATTTTTTTCATCCAATTTGACTCCGCGAATTT of Leptospira sp. GIMC2001 contains these proteins:
- the asnS gene encoding asparagine--tRNA ligase, with protein sequence MKNIQDLIGKKLVLSGWLHGIRGSNRFQFITFRTDGILLQVIAEKEKLGEEEFHKIKSLNQETSLQISGELLANEKAPLGVELNLDSLEIIGKSNDYPITPKEHGTDFLMNHRHLWLRSKRQLAILRVRSELSFQIRNFFHNKSYLNLDTPILTGSVGESAGTLFSTEYFDLGSAYLAQTGQLYLETGIFAHNKVYCFGPTFRAEKSKTKRHLAEFWMVEAETAFCGNDSNIDLQDEFIRTVISETISKTLPELAILERDVEKLQNYIKNPIPRIDYSDAIELLKKHNFSIEWGDDINAEGENNITEELQSPVFIKNYPRAIKAFYMKQNPSNPQTVLCADLIAPEGVGEIIGGSEREEDFHKILERIREEGLPEETYEWYLDLRKYGSVPHSGFGLGLERLVSWICGVPHVRECIPFPRMMYRIHP
- a CDS encoding ATP-dependent DNA helicase, with protein sequence MDSAESIFRNKIPKIWDDYEPRQSQITMSSKIQNAFLEGGSLLAEAGTGVGKSLSYLVPAALFAMEREQTIVISTETKALQDQLIKKDIPILREILGSELRAEIAMGASNYICKRKYQMVSETGNFGTESNRSIEEFQKWLSTTDTGIKSEFQGNISYDLWSKVTRESDNCLGKSCKNFSSSFYFLEKEKWKKAHLLIVNHSLLASHIAGDFRILPHFERLIIDEAHNFPEIVGKSFRSEVTYDGLQKLFGFIHSKDNKHGLAARMGSPSNLLKFNDAARDSSIRLYSSIAQDIGLNFYGATRIKSKLKLDGGEFEKSLKEMINFLVEQSRNYKKDSENPVDKEIALGIEMVLGRLSSFSSFFYELRNRENENLVFWYEPPSYKDKEKFVKLLSEPINVDEIIADVLMPRLESVIFTSATMTTLKGSFNYFEKQIGFDHSDKIQLPSPFDYSKQAILFTPRDIRDPAADDNGYHIDIAEYILSLIKLTQGNCFVLFTSNKSLNRIRELIESRSEYPIFSQTDLGAVGAKQQFLGTDNSVLFGVSSFWQGVDIKGDRLKSVIITRLPFQVPSEPVLETKIERMKEQNLNPFAEIQLPRASLLLKQGFGRLIRSMSDTGIVSILDPRLHTKSYGKQLLSSLPSGLRACYEEKDLLEKFENLPTNKVG
- a CDS encoding sodium-dependent transporter → MKNSKEDRWVSRTGLILAVASGAIGLGNFLRFPGQAAQNGGGAFMVPYIVSFIILGIPVCITEWIMGRRGGRSGHSAPFIFKEYLTGIPLHISGTIGVMIPILIYVYYVFIEAWCLSYAFYFLTGSIDLAGDLSSSSPGFRDSVVKNASTFFLNLTGSGANGDAFQSDVILFTLLCFMMNFAIVYRGISKGLEAFSKFAIPVMLISSVIVLIRILTLDGIGEGLGAMWNPDWSSLTNPKVWVAAAGQIFFSLSAGFGIALVFSSFLNKKDDVVLSSLSSATLNEFCEVALGGMITIPIAFLFLGAASSSFGTFGMGFIALPSVFAMMPAGQIFGALWFFVLFLAALTSSVTMLQPGILFLEEGFGFSKRKASLILFIFTISLCLPIIYFNQDFTSLDLTDFFVGTILIYILATIQILIFVWNIGVKEGVRDGNEGSHIQVPKVYQFIMKYITPYFLIIIFFAFMIQSLPEYIDKMSTDAMIELAASKGESIADAENKAIISRFVFLGILAIFGFTYLLVFLAYKNRRHREGEN
- a CDS encoding helix-turn-helix domain-containing protein produces the protein MLRKKRAIKQYDMARALGVSPSYLSKIETGSQEPTEKFKIACSKYLKTSIEKLFNDNAVEDIFPEFTTGLTNRLWSRRREMGIKQYDMAKKLKVSTPFLSKVELGLLEPPEAFKKLASKVFKMEMDELFLSKID
- a CDS encoding LIC12015 family putative lipoprotein; this translates as MLNQKTIKLKYIIPLSITLMVMVNCTLDSDALAVYEGGTVTRKELRDFYEIRGVKLDEKNSSIQAQSNLLEQIALQKIVYNEHTSSGKISKEFMDNLVSLTKGQMLVALYKKDFESKTIKKTPMELMTMQMVVLKDPDNSKDALASEILTKLNSTSSSKELNKLVTEYTEDESRKSVAGIIEPFCLNCGPNPFEDVLSDALNANDDNFHLKRAGEIIYIIKIVNIRKINQSVVNQYLSEKFEEMSKTANEYAESTEDEAAKQSARYYSDGDPVERGQSMGEHISRQFKTQLWQTELERIRTESSIKVDDPPMLKQASELKLSEFPPTRILASISETENITVGDFAKDFSELSKIIGNNGQSPKEQEMFDMLNFFYNIYLSSLYLEQDPKSKSILETEIYKDSIQYLKYSLVWALFMKDIASEKIVVSDQEIRETYEAGKLFAYSEPDKNNPQKRIPRPLGLVKNQIQNDLENAKRKGIFDGKINTLKADYKLKIDSESLRNGKI